The Planktothrix agardhii NIES-204 genomic interval CCGCACCTCAAATTCACTCCTCACCTGTGGGCGAAAAGCGCGTCACCCTGCGAGGTTTAACTTGGCAAGGATATCAACAAATTCTCGGCGCCTTACCCGAAAGTCGAGCCGCCCGTCTAACTTATGATCATGGAATTCTTGAAATTAGTATGCCTTTAGAAAGTCATGAATTTGCTAGTGAATTGATAGGTTTATTTATCCGTATTCTAGTAGGAGAAATGGGCATGAAGCTCAAATCCATGAGATCCACAACTCTAACTCGAGAAGACTTAGATCGAGGGGCTGAACCCGATAATGCTTACTATATTCAAAATCAGGCGAAAGTAGCGGGGCGTAAAGTCAATTTAGCTGAAGATCCCGCCCCGGATCTGGTGGTAGAAGTCGATATTACCCACACCGATATTGATAAAAAGTGCCTGTATGCAGCCATGGGAGTTCCTGAATTTTGGAGTTATAATGGTCAAGAATGGCGGATTTACCAACTGCAAGAAAAGACCTATCAAGAGCGCGATCGCAGTCCTACTTTTCCTGGAGTTGAAAAGGAATATTTATATCATTTCTTAGCAAAAGCCCAACAGGATGAAATTGAAGCGGAAAAGGAATTTAGATCATTAATTCAAGAAAAAATTTCAGAATAGAGTTAACTATTTTCTAGGGAAATTGCCACTTGGGAACAGAGGAATTTGAGCAACTCGACAGGATTTGTTGTGATTAATGATCTTAAAGCTACCCAACCGAGGCAATAATAGTTCGGTGACGAGGGCTATTAAAATTAACCGTAGGACGTTGAAATCCGGCATCTATAATAGCTTGTTCTATGTCTAAGGTGAAATATTCATCTAAATAGGGTTCTGTACTTTTTAACAAGGTGAAAATATAGGGGGGCATTTTCTTGAACATTTCCGATTTCGGGTTCATATCCATAATTGCCAGATGACCCCCCGGACGCAATAGCCGCCGTGCTTCTTGCAAGATTTCACGGGTGGGAGATTGGGGTAATTCGTGACAAATTAAACACAGGGAAATTAAGTCAAAAGAGCCACTAGGTAAACCCGTTGATTCGGCTTTCGCATGAACCCATTTTGGGATATATTTCAAGTTAGATTGTTTTTGTGTATTATAAGTTGCGATCGCTAAAAAATAGGGCGATAAATCAACACCTGTCATCTTCGCATCAGGATAGATTTCTTGGAGGGCAAAGGTACTCATTCCCACACTACATCCCAAATCCAAAATATCCTGGGGAGGAATAGGTAATTGAGCTTTTAAAAGATCATGATAACTCTGACGGAGTTTGGCATCCCCCTTAGCCCCGGCTTCTGGCCAGATTTTAGCATGAACCGAGTATGCAGCCACCTCCACTTCCACGGCGGCTTGCCAACTTAGATTTCCTTTCTCATAAGCGTGGAAGGAAGTCACATAATAATCAGGATATTGCAGATTGGGGTTTTGGACTTGGGTTAATTCCGCATCCCAATTCCGTGATAATAAAGTTTGGGTCTGTTGTCGCCAAGGAACTCCCATGGCTTCGGCCCGTTTAATCATCATTTGTCGGGCTTGGTGTTTAGCAAAATTACTGAGGGGTTTAATCGCTAAAATGCCATTAATGAATCGGGACATTAATTCGGGCTCTGAAGTAGTGCTGACCGTCATGGGTTTGATATCTGATGGATTAATATTCAATTTTATCGTGAAGCGGAAACGAGAAACCAGGTTGCTCAACTCAAATTAAGATTTTTATTCAGCAACCCGGTTTGTTTGATTTTTTAGGAAACCGTTGTTAACTCTACTTTCTGACGATTAATTTCTAAGGGTTGATTATGTAAGACCATAGTTGTACTTGAGTTATATTCAAACCCAATGCGTTCGTAAAATTTTTGTTGATGGGTGGTCATTAAATAAACCCGTTCAACTCGACACATTTTAGGATGACTTAAGACTGTTTGAACTAATTTTCTGCCTAATCCACTCCCTTGATATTTAGGATGAATCACCACATCCCAAATACTAGCTCGATAAATACCATCGGAGGTGGCTCTAGCAAACCCAATCATTTGTTCATAATCCCAAACTGTAACTACAGGCTCGCTATTTTCAATTGCAATTTTTAGGTCTTCTGGGCTGCGATCTTTTGCCCAAAATGCAGCAATTTTAAATAGGGTTTGAAGTTGGTTTAAATCAACCTTTGAACGACAATCATCAAAGAGAATATGATGGTTATCCGGTGAGATGTTTTTCATAGATAATAACCCTTTAAATTATTTTGAGCAACTAATAAATGCCCATGACTGTTGAGAGAATATGAAATTTTAACTAATTCAGTTGTATGAACTGAAACACTGTAATATTTAACATATTAGAGTCTGTTAATTGTGTGGCGAATTTAACAAAATCCCCAAAAATATTTTTTCTCAGATAGATAGGATTAAGCTCTGGATTTTTTAATAAAAAACGGGCTATATTAGCCCGCTTCAGAATTCAATAAAACCAGGTTTTTATTAATTAAGCTTCAACAGCCACAGGTTCAGCTTCAATCACAGGATAAACACTAATTTTTTGACGAGTTTTGCCTTTACGTTCAAAGCGAACTACACCATCAACTTTAGCGAATAAGGTATCATCGCTACCGATACCCACGTTATTACCTGGGTGGAATTTGCAACCCCGTTGACGCACTAAAATATTACCAGCGCGTACCGCTTGACCGCCAAAACGTTTGACACCCAAGCGCTGGGCGTTAGAATCGCGACCGTTACGAGTGCTACCCGTACCTTTCTTATGAGCCATTTTATTCTCCTAATTAAATGATCAGTATTTCAGATATTCAATCACAATCTAATTTTATGCTTCTGTTGTTGCAGGTTCTGCGGGTTCTTCTTCCCGCTTCGCCACCACAGACCCATTTAGACTAATAGATTCAATCATCAAACGGGTAATTTCTTGACGATGACCTTGTTTTTTGCGGGTTTTCTTTTTCGGACGCATTTTATAAACGATGATTTTGCGTCCCCGCAGATGGCGCAGTACAGTCCCTTCCACGGTAGCCCCATTCACTAAGGGCTGGCCAATTTGAACTTCACCATCATGATTGACTAACAGAACTTTATCAATGATAACGGATTCATTTTCATCGACGGGTAACAGTTCAATATCGTAGAAACGACCGGGTTCTACTTTGATTTGTTTACCGCCTGTTTCAATAATTGCGTAAGTCATGTAATTTTGGGTTAAGGTTGCCGTACAGGTAGCTCAACGGTTCCAAGTGTTTTCACTTTCCCCTAGTTTTGAGCCTTTGCCATGTCTGCACCTGTTCCGAGCAAGGTTTAGACACAATCTCCTATTATCGTTGATGAGTGGTATTTCTGTCAAGTCCCAAACCGTAGTAAGCCCTTCAGGTCTTCAAGTCCCCAATCGTAGTAAGCCCTGAAGGGCTTCCCCCAACCGTCAATAACAATTAGAGGAAATTAATTAACTTTCACTTTTACTAACAGTTGGATTCTGTATTTGTTCAGAAGATTGCTCAGTAAATAGGGTATCAATATCAATGGCTGCGTAGCCTTTTGTGGCTAATAACTTTAGCATTGAACCCAGTTGAAACCAAATTAATAATGCAGTTGGAATTACAACCACTAAACCCATAACTCCCGCAATCCAATAGACGCCGATAAAGACGGCTAAACTAGAACTGACGGAGACTAGAATTAATAGGGTCATCCCCAAATAAGCAATAATTAAATTGGGGGTTTTATAATTAATAGAAGTTGAGGGTTGCGGGCTATCACTCCAGAGATCAACCCGATATTCCAACATATCTTTAAAAATGATACCCCATAACACGGCTAAGACCGTTGAAGTAACAACAACAATATAAATCGGGGAAACGACAAGAGGTTCAGAAATCATATCAATGACAAAAATGGATGTTTTTTTACAATTCGTTACATAGTATAGCAGAAAGATGACTGATTCCCTAGGGTTTTTTAATTAAAATCCGTCCATTATTATCAATTTTTAAATAATTTTTAGGAAAGTCTTTTTCGGTAAGATTCCGAATTAAATTAACACTTTTAGCCCGCTTATCTAAATTGGGAATCCCTTGAGAATTTAACTGAACAGGAATAATTTTACCCTCAATAAAATCTCCTTGAGGATTAACTTTTGCTTCCAAAATCAAAGAATATCCTAACTCTCCACTGGTTGATAAAGTTCGATATCCCATAAAATTCCCCAGAGAATAAGCAATTAATTTCCCTTTATATAACTCCAACGCCCTCGGAACATGGGGGCCATGACCTAAGATTAAATCCGCCCCAGCATCTATCATACTATGGGCAAAAAGCACTAAATTTCCC includes:
- a CDS encoding 50S ribosomal protein L27, producing MAHKKGTGSTRNGRDSNAQRLGVKRFGGQAVRAGNILVRQRGCKFHPGNNVGIGSDDTLFAKVDGVVRFERKGKTRQKISVYPVIEAEPVAVEA
- a CDS encoding GCN5-related N-acetyltransferase gives rise to the protein MKNISPDNHHILFDDCRSKVDLNQLQTLFKIAAFWAKDRSPEDLKIAIENSEPVVTVWDYEQMIGFARATSDGIYRASIWDVVIHPKYQGSGLGRKLVQTVLSHPKMCRVERVYLMTTHQQKFYERIGFEYNSSTTMVLHNQPLEINRQKVELTTVS
- a CDS encoding type 11 methyltransferase gives rise to the protein MTVSTTSEPELMSRFINGILAIKPLSNFAKHQARQMMIKRAEAMGVPWRQQTQTLLSRNWDAELTQVQNPNLQYPDYYVTSFHAYEKGNLSWQAAVEVEVAAYSVHAKIWPEAGAKGDAKLRQSYHDLLKAQLPIPPQDILDLGCSVGMSTFALQEIYPDAKMTGVDLSPYFLAIATYNTQKQSNLKYIPKWVHAKAESTGLPSGSFDLISLCLICHELPQSPTREILQEARRLLRPGGHLAIMDMNPKSEMFKKMPPYIFTLLKSTEPYLDEYFTLDIEQAIIDAGFQRPTVNFNSPRHRTIIASVG
- a CDS encoding hypothetical protein (conserved hypothetical protein), translated to MVATAPQIHSSPVGEKRVTLRGLTWQGYQQILGALPESRAARLTYDHGILEISMPLESHEFASELIGLFIRILVGEMGMKLKSMRSTTLTREDLDRGAEPDNAYYIQNQAKVAGRKVNLAEDPAPDLVVEVDITHTDIDKKCLYAAMGVPEFWSYNGQEWRIYQLQEKTYQERDRSPTFPGVEKEYLYHFLAKAQQDEIEAEKEFRSLIQEKISE
- a CDS encoding ribosomal protein L21; protein product: MTYAIIETGGKQIKVEPGRFYDIELLPVDENESVIIDKVLLVNHDGEVQIGQPLVNGATVEGTVLRHLRGRKIIVYKMRPKKKTRKKQGHRQEITRLMIESISLNGSVVAKREEEPAEPATTEA